The following coding sequences are from one Campylobacter sp. RM16187 window:
- a CDS encoding 4'-phosphopantetheinyl transferase family protein, which produces MKNALTLCISLQNYTKPVLKLTDRKSIRKAKRYFNIKISNQFIISRMIISRFKKRSKFCISHKDGCVGVLFGKGKFGLDIEEIKQRNFSSICEFCFTEDELNIYKKSENTNTFYQIYTVKEAILKAENLGFSELRLINSLNYKSYICKSFLISNKYIISIVFKGKKDIILKFI; this is translated from the coding sequence ATGAAAAATGCATTAACTTTATGTATATCGTTGCAAAATTATACTAAGCCTGTTTTAAAGCTTACGGATAGAAAGAGTATAAGAAAGGCCAAAAGATATTTTAATATAAAAATATCAAATCAATTTATTATTTCGCGTATGATAATTAGTAGATTTAAGAAGCGTTCAAAATTTTGTATAAGTCATAAGGATGGATGTGTAGGAGTGCTTTTTGGAAAAGGAAAATTCGGACTCGATATAGAAGAGATAAAACAAAGAAATTTTAGCTCTATTTGTGAGTTTTGTTTTACAGAAGATGAGCTAAATATATATAAAAAATCAGAAAATACTAATACTTTTTATCAAATTTATACAGTAAAAGAAGCCATACTAAAGGCTGAAAATTTAGGTTTTTCAGAGCTAAGATTGATTAATTCTTTAAATTATAAAAGCTATATATGTAAGAGTTTTTTAATTAGTAATAAGTATATTATCTCTATTGTTTTTAAAGGTAAAAAAGATATAATCTTAAAATTTATATAG